The sequence CGGGTCGCTCGTTTCCAACGGCGGGCGTGTTTTGTGCGTCACCGCGTTGGGCGACAGCCTGGCTGACGCGCAAAAGGCCGCCTATGCCGGTGTGGCCAAGGTGCGCATGCAGGATGGTTTTCATCGCACCGACATTGGCGAAAAAGGCATCCGCCGTCTGGCCGGAAAATAGCAACAAACTGATTTTGCAAGGATATTCCGGCGCTCTGCGCCGCACCACAGGAAGGAAGACTATGCCGCAAGTAGTCATTTTGATGGGGTCAAAGTCTGACGAAGAAAAGGTCAGCCCCTGCGTAGACGTTCTGAAAAGCCTTGGCGTGAGCTGCGCTATCACCGTCAGTTCCGCGCATCGAACCCCTGAGCGCACCGAAAAACTGGTGAGCCAGTACGAAGCCGAAGGCACGAGCGTGTTTATTTGCGCCGCAGGCATGGCCGCGCATCTGGCTGGAGCCGTGGCCGCCCGCACCACGCGCCCAGTGATTGGTATTCCTGTTTCCAGCGCCGCCCTGTGCGGTATGGACGCGCTTTTTGCCACTGTGCAGATGCCTCCCGGATTCCCGGTCGCCACCGTTGCCACCGACAAGGCTGGCGCACGTAATGCCGCATGGCTGGCCGCCCAGATTCTGGCCGTGTCCGACCCTGCGCTTAACGAACGCATTGCCGAAGCCCGCGCCAAAATGCGCGAAGAAGTGGAAAAAGCCGGGGACGAAATTAGCCGCAAATACGCCTAGCGTAGTAGCCTTGACAACAGGGCTGGTTCTTGCGCTGTATTTTGTCCA is a genomic window of uncultured Desulfovibrio sp. containing:
- the purE gene encoding 5-(carboxyamino)imidazole ribonucleotide mutase; translated protein: MPQVVILMGSKSDEEKVSPCVDVLKSLGVSCAITVSSAHRTPERTEKLVSQYEAEGTSVFICAAGMAAHLAGAVAARTTRPVIGIPVSSAALCGMDALFATVQMPPGFPVATVATDKAGARNAAWLAAQILAVSDPALNERIAEARAKMREEVEKAGDEISRKYA